One window of the Pelmatolapia mariae isolate MD_Pm_ZW linkage group LG15, Pm_UMD_F_2, whole genome shotgun sequence genome contains the following:
- the LOC134643506 gene encoding N-acetyllactosaminide beta-1,3-N-acetylglucosaminyltransferase 3-like, whose translation MYHRQIEEVADTQKSYQWLDKAGLKGCTEALIMAAQEQALSTRSIEAGVYHTRSKGVQKKTPMKNSHISSWPKCQQNTSTANIPGFQTLPQHIKDFLYYRHCRHFPMLLDVPDKCGGADKSGEVFLLLVIKSSPGNYERREVLRKTWGEERLHNSAWIRRIFISGTTESGFEKERLNMLLELEQQEHNDILQWDFSDTFYNLTLKQILFLEWMERNCPNARFLLNGDDDVFANTDNMVDYLQSLKDNNGSQHLFTGHLIQKVGPIRGNNSKYYIPVQVYESNSYPPYCGGAGYLLSHYTALVIYKMSQSISLLPIDDVYMGMCLAKAGLGPVSHMGFKTAGLHIPSNKVDLYDPCYYKDFLLVHRFLPARTYFMWHKIHDPNLKCGDSRNR comes from the exons atgtaccaccggcagatagaggaggtggctgatacccagaagtcctaccagtggctggacaaagctggactgaaaggcTGCACGGAGGCACtgatcatggcagcacaggaacaagcactgagcacaagatccatagaggctggggtctatcacaccag AAGCAAAGGCGTTCAAAAGAAGACACCTATGAAAAACTCTCATATATCCTCGTGGCCAAAATGTCAACAAAACACATCTACCGCCAACATCCCAGGATTCCAAACACTTCCTCAGCATATCAAAGATTTCCTCTACTATCGCCACTGTCGCCACTTCCCCATGCTACTGGACGTTCCGGACAAATGTGGAGGAGCTGATAAATCTGGAGAAGTCTTTCTTCTTCTGGTCATTAAAAGCTCTCCGGGGAACTACGAACGCAGAGAGGTGCTGCGCAAAACGTGGGGTGAAGAGAGGTTACACAACAGTGCGTGGATTCGACGGATCTTCATCTCAGGAACGACAGAGAGCGGGTTTGAGAAGGAAAGGCTGAACATGCTCCTGGAGCTGGAGCAACAGGAGCACAACGACATCCTCCAATGGGATTTCAGTGACACATTTTACAACCTCACCTTGAAACAGATACTCTTTCTTGAATGGATGGAAAGGAACTGTCCCAATGCCCGCTTTCTGTTAAATGGTGATGACGACGTCTTTGCCAACACAGACAACATGGTCGACTATCTGCAAAGCCTCAAGGACAACAACGGAAGCCAGCACCTCTTTACTGGCCATCTTATCCAGAAAGTGGGGCCTATTAGAGGGAATAACAGCAAGTACTATATTCCTGTTCAGGTGTATGAGTCCAACTCATACCCTCCTTACTGTGGGGGTGCAGGCTACCTCCTGTCTCACTATACAGCTTTGGTCATATACAAAATGTCCCAGTCCATTAGCCTTCTTCCCATTGATGACGTTTACATGGGGATGTGTCTGGCCAAAGCAGGACTTGGTCCTGTGTCCCACATGGGCTTCAAGACTGCTGGACTGCACATCCCATCAAATAAAGTGGATCTTTATGACCCCTGTTATTACAAAGACTTTTTACTAGTACACAGATTTCTTCCGGCCAGGACGTATTTTATGTGGCATAAAATACACGATCCTAATCTAAAATGTGGGGATAGTAGGAATCGCTGA